The DNA sequence TTTGCTTATGAAATGCCTGGCCAAtgtctataaatagaaaagtcCTTTACTGCGATTAGAATTGGATTTGATCCCTTTCTTCCATAAATACTGAGTTATTATcatgagccaatatttccaatattgcaaacataggaatgaatcacagtacctgctctcaaagaacttacatcacactgaggaagacagtgaaaaataaatgcattacttagtaataaatgtcaggtgttcatatattcaaagaaaaaatacttcggGCAGAGTAATGCAGACAGAGTACGACTGTGGGGGAAGCGGGTGGGGGCTGAGTgttcctttataaaagaaaatcaaaaaagacctttctgatattatcagatctgaacagagaaccaaagggagggagggaacaagctGAACGGACACAcgggagaagagcattcccggACCATGGGAACAGAGGCCCCTCGACGTGATCATGCTGGCTTTCTAAAACCACAACTGAGTATAAACACAATCACCACTATGTAATGGTTATAACAATTcaaaagggataaaaacaaaggaggcagagtatagattatatgaaaatcagaaatagccTCCTATCTAACTCCAAAAATACTAATCCAGACTTACCTCCTCTACCAGCTGGACACCATAATCCCTTTTATATGGCTGGATGGTCACACCTCTCCCATTGACAAGCTGGGTTAAGTCAATAGGCTGAGTAGGATCAACTCGACCCAAATCAATAAGACACTGCAGCCTGTTGAGACTCAAAGGCTGATACCGGCGTCTGAAGctacaaaacaagaaagtaacagTTGGAAAACTCAACTCTCTTCCTCTTAAGTTCTCCACATCAACTTAaaagttttgttctctattttcctccaacAATTTAGATGGTAACAAAATAAGACCCTCCTGACTACAACAGAAACGTTATACTGCTTGATTTTTGGTAACGACACAAAAccagtatttcctttattttgctaaaaatactttgcctcttaagcattttacttcactcatttacacaaatcaacaaacaaatttggggaaaatttaaccCACTATCTGAATTATGCATGAATGGAACTCAAAGTAACCATCGTAGTTGTCATTTATTGGGTAATCACAATGAGccaggtttttatatatattattgctaaGCCTCTAAACAACCAGGAGAGCAggcatcattatctccattttgcaggctCAATGTCTGGGCTTTTTTCCCTGCTATTCCAAACTAATTGCACGACTAAAGATGCTTCAGAGGAACAGGGGCAAAAGTTTGCTTCAAAGTGACTATCAATTTCTACCAAGCTATTTTTTAGGTGATTCTCAGCGAAAAACAGggctttctactttaaaaagcagaacaacctacctatgtccttcattaaacccgtattttgggatttgtatgtaaaatggagtCTGGCCTCCCTCAAAGCCCAGTCGGGGCCGGGTTCCTCTCTGTCGTTCTCCTTTATCTGTCGCCTCTGCCACATCTTCTACCTCTTCTCCGCCCCCTCGGTCGTCTTtcctaaaggaaagaacaaagttttatgatctacagatgcctttttataaactgtatctcatcttttcgttgtatattttttgttacaccatttattcatccaaccaaCCAGTACTAGCTAACACTaccttgtgccaagcactgtcctagcTGCTCTAGCGTCCAAACACTCTAAATCAGCATCTTTGCCTCTGAAGATGTACCTAATTCTTGCAACCAAAGTGCAAGCTGTGTTTCAAAGGCAAACTTCCAAGGATGGGATGGGGATAAGGGTTCTACAACAGGCTCGAACGGAAAAAAACCTAGAGTTAAACATCCACAACAAACAAAGCTTACATGATagttaagaaattctattttggaattgtaaatatgtcattgctacccatacattattttatttaaagattaatttataaagaaaacatttttcttaatttacttcctGTCACTTCACGAAGGCAacgaactgattttcaaaattacagtacGTCACCTAACAGCTTTTCTGGCTGTATTTAGTGATTTGAAGAGACATCTAACGGAATAAATCAATTCAACTCTTTCCCATGAAGCTATACTGGAAAAGtccttcattttaattccaattttgaaCGGGACAATCATTTTGCAGTGCGACTTCGCTCCTACGCCCTAGCATAATTATGCTTTTAAGCATAAACCGTATTACGAGTTGACACCACGCGAGAAGATTTTCCTCTGCAGTTAAGGAGAACAGGGACTCAGAAACCCTACCTCCATCCCAATACCCTCTGGAGTAAGCAGTCCCCGGAAAGCGCGGGCAGTGCAGGGCCGCTTCCATCGCCCCGTGCGCCAGCGCTTGCCCGCAACGCCACCAGCCACTTACCAGTTTCCTGGAGCCCGGATTCGGCTTTAAGTTGGCCAGGCTAACCCGGGGCAGGGTCCGGAGCAGGTCCAGAGCCCTGGACCCACTGCCCTGCACCGAACCTGCCATGACCCCCCAGCAAGAGCCTCCAAGGGCACCGGGCCGCGTCGGAGCCCACGTGGTCTGGGGCGCTGCTTTACGGCTGCGGCCCCGCCCCTGTCGCAGTGCCGCGAGCGCGCCAGCGCCCTGGAATCCGGCAGCGGCTTCGGAAGCTTTAGAAGACTGACATGTCGGTgttgctctgcctttttttttttttgtaaattcgcTGCGGATGTCTTCATGGTTTGAGAGATCGTGGCTTGAGCCCGGGCTTGAACGTCCGGTGTTCTCTTCCGCCACAGCAAACGCGCACTGCAAACGCTGCGGTCTGCGGTCCTCAAGAGGCAGCGTCTTCTCTGACCGCGCCGTGGAGAATGAGATAACCTGAGCGCAGAATTACTAATTTTGAATTTGGCTAATCAAACACAGTGAGATTAAACAATACTCAGAGTCCAGCTAGTAAAATGCCTGGCTAATACTAACCTGTGTAATGAAATTCAACCTACGCATTCCCATCAGTGTGCTTCTACGTCTACTGCATTGACCCACCGAGTTGCTGAGATACGAACTTCACTGAGCTGCTCGTGATGACAGGTGCCATAGGAGCGCTTGGCACGTGTCATCGCTGTGTTGTCAGCCTTATTCGATCAATAGCTTGTGGAGGTAGATGTTACTACCTTTTACGGACCGGGACGGTAAGGGTTGGCAAGGTCGGGTAGCTTGACCAAGGTCTCACaacaagcggcagagccaggactcacactTACACTGCCTCCTAGTAGAACAGTAGTGTTTCCtaggatataaaattgaatatctgcAGCATAGAAcacataacattattttcaagctaaaaaatagcttccctatttttgtcttaagtgaatgtggtatagaaaacaaggttcctttctttttctttctcttattctttttatatttcacttgtctcgctggggagttttctttctggttcctcTTAGTGATCACAAAtagtgaaggagagaaatttttggaggggagctacttctatgtttaattaaacccttttcaacttattttaaaacaagtataaaatactacagaaagaaaaatttgcattcatgctttatttaagcaatatttatgaGCAAGACACTGAAACCTGTTACTGAAAAATATACGTGGATGAAGTCAAACAAGATCTCGCTCCCACGTTGTTTGAAATCGAGTAGGACAGACTTTCccaaattgagtattttataaaagttaaaaaaaaaaagtacgtctCTTGTGGACCTAATAatgcaaattcaagaaaaatacagatatatgagttctataaaacaatgtgaagataaagtccagactctatttagaagtacaaaagaaaatactgaaaaaaaataagctagttcctgcctttaagaggtttcacttcaatatatttcataatcttttctttagaattttcatacttctgagaggaaaattacaaaatatgttgcaaaatgtgccctcatctacagaaatatatacaatttttttctctacctagaAAATCGTTTGCATTAAGTAATGAACTTTTGGATGAGTGTTAACACCAATAAtgtttctcatggaaaaaatgtgtattgaataaatgagatacaggaaatagaaaacaatgtgCTGCATTTCTTGCAAGTAGATGCTCTTTGTTGTGTAGGTTATATAATGCTATTGGTGAACATCCGTTAATAATAGTGGAAATAACTGTTTGTAGTTAATTGTAGGCCGTTTGTTTATCCCATATCCAACATGTTGATGAAGcatataaaactgtcaaaataatttaatgagtttcatctgtgttttaagaatgtAGTTTAAGGTGTGTGGTGAATAAGTCATCAACCCTTACCTGAAGCCTATAGTTttacatcatcattatcattgcaTGATAATACTTACTAAGCACCCACCTGCTTGGGGTGTTGTGCTATACTCTGTTTAAATGATGTTAATGAGACCTTGCCATAAGAAAACATCTCAACAAGAGATTTAAAGTCCATCCTAATTCCAGTCCCAGTTGATAGTGACTACTGAATCATtacgtaaaaagaataaaacaagcccTGTAAAGATGGTGTAATTTGAAGTTCCTTGGGAAggcctctttctcacacactcccAAATAATTTTCCCCTACCTATCCCAGTGCCTTAACAGTCTGCCAACAGAGATGAATTCTTTTGAGCTCATTATTTAGAGTTAAAATTCTCAAGGTgggtagagaatgagagagggggatgaaaataaaaggggatAAATTTATCACATGAGGTACTTGGTATGAACCATAATACTAATACACCGTGCAGTGAAGCATCTGATCAATTTAACCCTCtgtttctgagattaaaaaacaaaaacatgcatataAAACTCTCCCATCTAATCTCCCTAAATGAGAtcacacattaaataatatttggcagggatgggaacaggaggaggaagggaatttcagttattagattattactgatttttaccatgagccaaaaccaaatcatttttattttttatttattttttaaatttaagtgcaAAAGCACTGAAGAGCTTTACTACAAATTACAACCTAGAAACACGTtaactgaacaattaaaattcatacAATCAGATTTAGATATATAACAACACAAAGTAGGAACAGAATTACAGTACAACACAAGACAGATACAtgaattcattagaaaatattgtaataaataattcatgaatcatagagcaattgatttatgcataaatataactaattgcctaacaatcagtttatattaacaaaatctgtcaaaatcaaggcagccagagttttactaaattactgtgacaatggaaatactgcaattaaaaaacaaatacaagtatttgtactgtaaacaactaaaaaaatcagtctcactaaagttagtatacaatttaatataaaattatcattagctaccagaaatggtttaaacaactttactgagcagtagttttctaaaaacagaggcaccgttttttcttttccttcttttttttttaaaatataaaatacttgaggaacattcaaataagtagaaagcacataatggttgctttcaccttcattaaaagtctgctgaaactggatttttcagaaaattgtcaattaataagtaataactggtaactaaatttataaagtactttgaaaGTTTA is a window from the Equus caballus isolate H_3958 breed thoroughbred unplaced genomic scaffold, TB-T2T haplotype2-0000791, whole genome shotgun sequence genome containing:
- the LOC138922397 gene encoding LOW QUALITY PROTEIN: large ribosomal subunit protein uL15m-like (The sequence of the model RefSeq protein was modified relative to this genomic sequence to represent the inferred CDS: deleted 1 base in 1 codon); the protein is MNQYLSPFIKVISFSTARSEKTLPLEDRRPQRLQCAFAVAEENTGRSSPGSSHDLSNHEDIRSEFTKKKKGRATPTCQSSKASEAAAGFQGAGALAALRQGRGRSRKAAPQTTWAPTRPGALGGSCWGVMAGSVQGSGSRALDLLRTLPRVSLANLKPNPGSRKLERRPRGRRRGRRCGRGDDKGERQRGTRPRLGFEGGQTPFYIQIPKYGFNEGHSFRRRYQPLSLNRLQCLIDLGRVDPTQPIDLTQLVNGRGVTIQPYKRDYGVQLVEEGADTFKAKVNIEVQLASELAIAAIEESGGVVTTAFCDPRSLEILCKPVPFFLRGQPIPKRMLAPEALVPYYTDAKNRGDLADPAKFPEARLELAQKYGYILPDVTKDELFKVTTRKDPRQIFFGLAPGRVVNMADKKILKPTEENVLKYYSS